Proteins from a genomic interval of Chroococcidiopsis thermalis PCC 7203:
- a CDS encoding TonB-dependent receptor domain-containing protein has translation MSNLQLLSVLSLVGAIATFAPAIAQAQLASVSTYTQNAPQEQRSGAEKAIEVTGVRLNSTPQGLELILETAGGQQLPVATPTVDDNSWITDLPQTRLALPEGDYRAENPAQGISLVTVTQIDANRVRVQLVGETAAPIAEVVPSQNGLVVTVAPATAQTPTETETITEGEPAQEITVTATRTAEEPQDVPRSVTIINREQIEQQTRLSQNVGEILGKLVPGLAVPTQSSSNFGQTLRGRNIQVLIDGIPQSTSRNAQRDLRTIDPSAIERIEVVRGPSAIYGDGGTGGVINIITRTPSEERLASQTQIGISGALGNLSGDSLGYNLQHAISGTEDNLDFAISGSLTTTGGFFDAEGDRIPPDPNAQGGFSDAETLNFFGKLGVNLDEQQRLQLTFNHFDDSQDTDFTTDPSVNLLPGRQKARTLEGLNLDELPGTRNTLLNLQYSHENLLGSNVQAQLYYRDYLTEFFPFDGRNFSNLGNQIYQSRVESERFGGRLQIETPLFNKGAARLLWGVDYFNEDTVQPVTTFDRAAFAASGGLDFLPTGERTWTPPLELNSLGLFAQLTWDVSDSFIVNGGVRYENADVSVDDFTTLANPDTVIPGGDLNFDATLFNIGTVLFLTEEINVFANFAQGFSLADIGLVLRNAQPGFDVESLNPEPQQVDSYEIGVRGQWETIQGSLSAFYNESELGTTFTAPGTILRAPERIYGVEAAVDVQPSDRTSLGGSVTLQGGEIDLADDGEYTALDGFRIPPLKVVAYVENETSPGWRNRLQALFSGDRDVFGDSVAFGRREVESYLTVDYISSIQLGDAGTLQIGVENLFDNQYFPIVSQIQANDSAYSAARGRTVSIKYSIDW, from the coding sequence GTGTCAAATTTGCAATTACTATCTGTACTAAGCTTAGTGGGCGCGATCGCCACGTTCGCCCCCGCGATCGCTCAAGCGCAACTTGCATCAGTATCCACTTATACTCAAAACGCGCCCCAAGAGCAGCGTAGCGGTGCAGAGAAGGCAATCGAGGTAACGGGTGTACGACTGAATTCGACTCCTCAAGGGCTAGAACTTATCCTAGAAACGGCAGGCGGGCAGCAATTGCCAGTGGCTACACCTACGGTTGACGACAATAGCTGGATTACCGATCTTCCTCAAACAAGGCTGGCGTTACCAGAGGGAGATTATCGGGCAGAAAATCCAGCCCAGGGAATCAGTCTCGTTACAGTGACTCAGATTGATGCTAATCGTGTCAGAGTTCAACTCGTGGGAGAGACAGCAGCACCCATAGCAGAAGTTGTACCAAGTCAAAACGGCTTGGTTGTTACCGTTGCGCCTGCAACCGCGCAAACTCCAACAGAAACAGAGACGATTACAGAAGGCGAGCCAGCACAGGAAATTACCGTGACGGCAACGCGGACGGCAGAAGAACCGCAGGACGTACCGCGATCGGTGACGATAATTAACCGCGAACAAATTGAACAACAAACAAGACTGTCCCAAAATGTAGGGGAAATTCTCGGTAAGTTGGTTCCTGGCTTAGCAGTTCCAACTCAAAGCAGCAGTAACTTTGGGCAAACTCTACGGGGGCGCAACATACAAGTTTTAATTGATGGCATTCCGCAATCAACTTCGCGAAATGCTCAGCGCGATTTGCGCACGATCGATCCTTCGGCGATCGAACGAATTGAAGTGGTAAGGGGTCCTTCGGCGATTTATGGTGATGGTGGAACGGGTGGTGTCATCAATATCATCACGCGCACGCCAAGCGAGGAGAGGTTAGCTTCTCAGACTCAAATTGGCATAAGTGGAGCTTTGGGAAATTTATCAGGCGATAGTTTGGGTTATAACCTGCAACATGCGATTTCTGGCACTGAGGATAATCTCGATTTTGCCATAAGTGGTTCGCTGACGACTACAGGTGGTTTTTTTGATGCCGAGGGCGATCGCATTCCTCCCGATCCGAATGCTCAAGGTGGTTTTTCTGATGCGGAAACACTCAACTTTTTTGGTAAGTTGGGCGTAAATTTAGACGAACAACAGCGTCTCCAGTTGACGTTCAACCACTTCGACGACAGCCAAGATACGGACTTTACTACCGATCCCAGTGTCAACTTGTTACCAGGCAGACAAAAAGCTCGCACTCTAGAAGGATTGAACTTAGACGAGCTTCCAGGTACGAGAAACACGCTGCTGAATTTGCAGTACAGTCACGAAAACCTGTTGGGCAGCAACGTGCAGGCTCAACTGTACTACCGAGATTATTTAACTGAGTTCTTTCCATTTGACGGTAGAAATTTTAGTAACTTGGGCAACCAGATTTATCAGTCGCGGGTGGAATCGGAAAGGTTTGGCGGACGCTTACAAATTGAAACGCCTTTATTTAACAAAGGGGCAGCGAGATTGTTGTGGGGTGTAGACTACTTTAACGAAGATACCGTGCAACCAGTGACAACCTTCGATCGCGCTGCTTTTGCAGCCAGTGGAGGTCTAGATTTTCTCCCTACAGGCGAACGGACTTGGACACCACCGCTAGAACTCAATAGTTTGGGTTTATTTGCCCAGTTAACCTGGGATGTGAGCGATAGCTTTATCGTCAACGGCGGTGTGCGCTACGAAAATGCTGATGTCAGCGTGGATGACTTCACGACTTTAGCCAATCCCGATACGGTGATTCCTGGGGGCGATCTCAATTTTGACGCGACGCTGTTCAACATTGGTACAGTATTGTTCTTGACAGAAGAGATAAACGTATTTGCGAATTTCGCCCAAGGTTTCTCGCTAGCAGATATCGGCTTAGTTTTAAGAAATGCTCAACCAGGATTCGATGTCGAGTCACTCAATCCAGAACCGCAGCAGGTTGATAGCTATGAAATTGGTGTGCGCGGGCAGTGGGAGACAATCCAAGGGTCTTTATCTGCTTTCTACAACGAGTCGGAATTAGGTACGACTTTTACCGCACCAGGAACCATACTGCGCGCCCCAGAACGGATTTATGGTGTAGAAGCTGCTGTAGACGTGCAACCAAGCGATCGCACTTCACTTGGTGGTTCTGTTACTTTACAAGGGGGTGAAATCGATCTGGCTGATGATGGAGAATATACAGCTTTAGATGGCTTTCGGATTCCGCCTTTAAAAGTTGTAGCTTATGTCGAGAATGAAACTTCCCCAGGTTGGCGCAATCGTCTTCAAGCATTATTTTCTGGCGATCGCGATGTGTTTGGTGACAGCGTTGCTTTTGGGAGAAGGGAAGTAGAAAGTTACTTGACTGTAGACTACATCAGCAGCATTCAACTGGGAGATGCTGGAACTTTACAAATTGGAGTGGAAAACTTGTTCGACAATCAATATTTCCCGATTGTGTCCCAAATTCAAGCTAACGATTCGGCTTATTCTGCTGCTAGAGGTAGAACTGTGAGCATTAAATATTCGATTGATTGGTAA
- a CDS encoding CIA30 family protein, whose amino-acid sequence MTEKNRAGWDAGRFIRTLAYFEAIPGWSWLKQILPGVADKPENYLSGGKQVGVILVAGATGGVGKRVVQRLLERGYQVRSLVRDKDKASSILGNNVETYVGDITQPETLTPAMMANVRAVICCTAVRVQPVGGDTPDREKYNQGVKFYQPEIVGDTPERVEYLGVKNLVQAAAQYWQQNPSGEKIVFDFSQPTPQLQQIWGAVDDVVMGGVSQSEIRFVEGTALFTGNVSTANSGGFASVRTKNFTSPLDLSGYEGVTLRVRGDGKRYKFFLRTESSWDGMAYSYSFDTVANEWITVRIPFNQLTAVFRAKTISDAPAIDTTKIRSLQLMLSKFEYNGELNPQFSPGGFALQVESIGAYGSARPQFILVSSAGVTRPNRPGINLEEEPPAVRLNDQLGGILTWKWRGEEAVRESGVPYTIIRPCALTEEPEIQPLVFDQGDNIKGKVSRDSIAELCVRVVEQPQDGNLTFEVKADPNYGAFSANWQNLLARLKRD is encoded by the coding sequence ATGACAGAAAAAAATCGTGCTGGCTGGGATGCAGGTAGGTTCATCCGCACTTTAGCCTATTTCGAGGCGATTCCTGGCTGGAGTTGGTTAAAACAGATACTCCCAGGTGTGGCTGACAAACCCGAAAATTATTTATCTGGAGGTAAGCAAGTGGGAGTTATCCTAGTCGCTGGCGCAACGGGTGGTGTAGGTAAGCGAGTCGTACAACGGCTGTTAGAAAGAGGATACCAAGTGCGATCGCTCGTCCGAGATAAAGATAAAGCAAGCTCGATTTTGGGCAACAATGTAGAAACCTATGTCGGCGATATTACCCAACCAGAAACCCTAACACCAGCAATGATGGCAAACGTCCGTGCTGTCATTTGCTGTACGGCGGTGCGGGTGCAACCAGTGGGCGGCGATACCCCAGACAGAGAAAAATACAATCAAGGCGTTAAATTCTATCAACCCGAAATTGTCGGTGATACTCCAGAACGGGTGGAATATTTGGGGGTAAAAAATTTAGTCCAAGCGGCGGCTCAATATTGGCAACAGAACCCAAGTGGGGAAAAGATCGTCTTTGATTTTAGTCAACCAACTCCCCAATTACAGCAAATTTGGGGTGCTGTGGATGATGTTGTCATGGGTGGTGTCAGTCAAAGCGAGATTCGTTTTGTGGAAGGGACGGCTTTATTTACAGGTAATGTTTCTACAGCCAACTCTGGCGGCTTTGCTTCTGTCAGGACAAAAAATTTTACTTCGCCACTAGATTTATCCGGCTACGAAGGCGTGACGCTGCGAGTCAGGGGAGATGGTAAGCGCTACAAGTTTTTCCTGCGCACGGAATCGAGTTGGGATGGAATGGCTTATTCGTATTCTTTTGATACCGTAGCCAATGAGTGGATAACGGTACGAATTCCATTTAACCAGTTAACAGCAGTATTTCGAGCAAAAACAATATCAGATGCTCCGGCGATCGATACTACCAAAATTCGCTCGTTGCAATTAATGTTGAGCAAATTTGAATACAACGGCGAACTCAATCCGCAGTTTTCTCCTGGTGGTTTCGCGTTGCAAGTCGAGTCAATTGGCGCGTATGGTAGTGCAAGACCCCAATTTATTCTAGTCAGTTCCGCTGGTGTCACTCGTCCCAATCGCCCAGGAATTAACTTAGAGGAAGAACCGCCAGCCGTGCGTTTAAATGACCAATTGGGAGGCATTTTAACTTGGAAATGGCGTGGTGAGGAAGCTGTGAGAGAAAGTGGCGTTCCTTATACAATTATCAGACCGTGCGCCCTGACAGAAGAACCTGAAATACAGCCTTTGGTTTTCGACCAAGGGGATAATATTAAAGGTAAAGTCAGCCGCGATTCAATTGCCGAACTCTGCGTTCGAGTCGTGGAGCAACCCCAGGATGGTAACTTGACTTTTGAAGTCAAAGCCGATCCGAACTACGGTGCTTTTTCTGCTAATTGGCAGAATTTGTTGGCTCGTTTAAAACGCGATTGA
- a CDS encoding DUF3598 family protein — translation MPIDIQEQNWNNFCAHHLHDWHGIWTSYSAQGEVKDSFQSLRSFRANLEKTQITHTNRYIYADGKIEEKTWQLQKPFLRSIFFPQGAGAFHAEKLVAASFFAVELFFIHKNLRHSAIAAYTDGTNLTKILSIREDSTGFPSQHWSTNLDLVSERSLSENWAGTSVTMTPDLKVSPAVPANLNWQIEGNESFFFPDEISLSCPRQVEVGKPIVIAATWLVNSSYLQQITIAYDETGAFQNLKFAEFTHV, via the coding sequence ATGCCGATAGACATTCAAGAACAAAATTGGAATAACTTTTGCGCTCACCATTTACATGATTGGCATGGAATTTGGACGAGTTATTCTGCTCAAGGAGAGGTCAAAGATTCGTTTCAAAGTTTGAGAAGTTTTCGCGCCAACTTAGAAAAAACTCAAATTACACATACAAATCGATATATTTATGCCGATGGGAAAATCGAGGAAAAAACTTGGCAGTTACAAAAGCCATTTCTTAGATCGATTTTTTTTCCTCAAGGTGCTGGGGCTTTTCATGCTGAGAAGCTAGTAGCTGCCTCTTTTTTTGCAGTAGAATTATTTTTCATTCACAAAAACTTACGCCATAGCGCGATCGCGGCTTATACAGATGGTACTAACTTAACTAAAATATTGAGTATTCGCGAAGACTCTACAGGCTTTCCCAGTCAACATTGGTCTACCAATCTTGATTTAGTATCGGAAAGAAGTCTGAGTGAAAATTGGGCGGGGACTTCAGTTACGATGACACCCGATTTAAAAGTTTCTCCGGCAGTTCCAGCTAACTTAAATTGGCAGATAGAAGGGAACGAATCGTTCTTTTTTCCCGACGAGATTTCTTTAAGTTGTCCCAGACAAGTTGAGGTAGGCAAACCAATTGTAATCGCTGCTACTTGGTTGGTTAATTCAAGTTATCTGCAACAGATTACAATTGCATATGACGAGACAGGAGCCTTTCAAAACTTGAAATTTGCAGAATTTACCCATGTCTAG
- a CDS encoding SDR family oxidoreductase — protein MKVAIIGCGYVGKAIARHWQQDGKYQITATTTTQARMSELEQLAQQVVIAKGDDEATLLSAIQDRDIVILSIAPKFFAADSYESTYLQTAKNLIQVLPQTAVKQIIYTGSYSVYGNKNGAWVDEESPLTPANQNGQVLAETEEVLLCAASDKLKVCILRLGGIYGEGRELTKIFSRAFGTTRPGNGQTYTNWIHLDDIVGAIAFAAERQLEGIYNLVGDEPPLSRDLLQNLCDRYNLPQVLWNPELSETRLYNARVSNRKLKTAGYSFIHPEVLI, from the coding sequence ATAAAAGTAGCAATTATAGGCTGTGGTTATGTCGGTAAGGCGATCGCGCGTCACTGGCAGCAGGATGGTAAATATCAGATTACCGCAACCACGACAACTCAGGCACGGATGAGCGAGTTAGAACAATTAGCTCAGCAAGTTGTCATCGCTAAAGGAGACGATGAAGCCACTCTCCTGTCAGCCATCCAAGATCGAGATATTGTCATTCTGAGCATTGCGCCTAAATTTTTTGCAGCTGATAGCTACGAATCTACTTACCTACAAACTGCCAAGAATTTAATTCAAGTTTTGCCACAAACTGCTGTTAAACAAATTATTTATACGGGGAGTTATTCTGTTTACGGCAATAAAAATGGGGCATGGGTAGACGAAGAATCACCTTTAACGCCAGCAAATCAAAACGGACAAGTTTTGGCAGAGACAGAAGAAGTATTGCTCTGCGCTGCGAGTGACAAATTGAAAGTCTGCATCTTACGCTTGGGCGGAATTTACGGTGAAGGGCGGGAGTTGACAAAAATCTTCAGTCGTGCATTTGGTACAACTCGTCCAGGGAACGGGCAAACCTATACGAATTGGATTCACCTTGACGATATTGTCGGCGCGATCGCCTTTGCCGCAGAAAGGCAATTAGAGGGAATTTATAATTTAGTAGGCGATGAACCCCCATTATCTCGCGATTTGTTGCAAAATTTGTGCGATCGCTATAACCTGCCTCAAGTGTTGTGGAATCCTGAGTTATCGGAAACCCGTCTATACAATGCCAGGGTATCGAATCGGAAACTCAAAACCGCAGGATACAGTTTTATTCACCCAGAAGTTTTGATTTAG
- a CDS encoding alpha/beta fold hydrolase produces the protein MNQFQPPGFGKQAIATSLGSMTYYTQVAAPWLSSSSHELPRLVFLHCFGGGASAYEWSKVYPAFASEYQILAADLIGWGESAHPVREYQIADYLTTIAEFIQACHPPIKVVASSLTAALVIRLAVQRPELFQSLLLICPSGFDDFGEGAGRRLPLQLISTPLLDRLIYAIGAENEVSVRNFLQQFLFAKPERVTPEMVAAYLTSAQKPNAEYAALAFLKANLYFDLALYVPQLTVPTAILWGEQAQFTKIGLGRRLAKLNLRSIIAFEAIAHAGVLPHLETPEIAIGLLQKYL, from the coding sequence ATGAATCAATTTCAGCCCCCTGGCTTTGGAAAACAGGCGATCGCCACCTCTTTAGGATCGATGACTTACTACACCCAGGTAGCCGCACCTTGGCTATCCTCATCCAGTCATGAATTACCTCGCCTAGTCTTTCTACACTGCTTTGGTGGCGGTGCTTCAGCTTACGAATGGTCTAAAGTTTACCCTGCATTTGCCAGCGAATACCAGATTCTTGCAGCCGACTTAATTGGTTGGGGCGAATCAGCGCATCCCGTGCGGGAATATCAAATTGCCGACTATCTCACTACAATCGCTGAATTTATTCAAGCTTGCCATCCTCCCATCAAGGTAGTTGCCTCTTCTTTAACAGCAGCATTAGTAATTCGCCTTGCCGTTCAGCGTCCCGAATTATTTCAATCTCTCTTGCTCATCTGTCCCTCTGGGTTTGACGACTTCGGCGAAGGTGCGGGACGCAGACTACCGTTACAGTTAATTAGTACACCCTTACTCGATCGCCTAATTTATGCCATAGGTGCAGAAAACGAAGTCTCTGTGCGTAACTTTCTCCAACAATTTCTCTTTGCCAAACCAGAACGAGTCACGCCAGAAATGGTAGCAGCCTATCTCACTTCTGCTCAAAAACCTAATGCCGAATACGCTGCCCTTGCTTTTCTCAAGGCTAATCTTTATTTTGACTTGGCTTTGTACGTACCGCAGCTAACCGTACCCACAGCGATCTTATGGGGAGAGCAAGCACAATTTACCAAAATAGGCTTAGGAAGACGCTTAGCAAAGCTGAATTTGCGATCGATTATTGCATTTGAGGCGATCGCCCATGCTGGTGTTTTACCACATTTAGAAACCCCGGAAATCGCGATCGGCTTGTTACAGAAGTATTTGTAG
- a CDS encoding DUF502 domain-containing protein, whose protein sequence is MLERLKQDLKNDLIAGLLVVIPLATTIWLTIAVASWTIEFLTRIPKQLNPLDEMNPFLVNLINLAVGLTVPLLCILAIGLMARNIAGRWLLDFGEQLLQAIPLAGAVYKTLKQLLETLLKDSNGKFRRVILIEYPRRGIWAIAFVTGIMSHEIQSHMNRPMLSVFIPTTPNPTTGWYAIVPADEAIDLSMSVEDAFKVIISGGIVSPNAPLPPLLLDRQGQAINQ, encoded by the coding sequence GTGCTTGAAAGGTTGAAACAGGATCTAAAAAATGACCTGATTGCAGGATTATTGGTCGTCATTCCCTTAGCTACGACAATCTGGCTGACGATCGCCGTTGCTAGTTGGACGATCGAATTTCTGACGCGGATTCCCAAACAACTGAATCCGTTAGATGAAATGAACCCCTTCCTCGTGAATCTCATCAACTTAGCAGTAGGTCTAACAGTACCGCTGCTGTGCATTTTAGCGATCGGCTTAATGGCACGCAATATCGCCGGACGCTGGCTGCTCGATTTCGGAGAACAATTATTACAAGCCATTCCCTTAGCTGGAGCAGTTTACAAAACCTTAAAACAATTGCTCGAAACCCTGCTTAAAGATTCTAATGGGAAGTTTCGGCGCGTTATTCTAATAGAGTATCCTCGGCGGGGTATATGGGCGATCGCCTTTGTCACTGGGATTATGAGTCATGAAATTCAATCTCACATGAATCGCCCGATGCTGAGCGTATTTATTCCCACAACCCCCAACCCAACCACCGGATGGTATGCCATTGTTCCAGCAGACGAAGCGATCGACCTATCCATGTCCGTTGAAGATGCCTTTAAAGTCATTATCTCTGGTGGTATTGTTTCCCCCAATGCGCCCCTACCCCCACTTTTGCTAGATCGCCAAGGACAAGCGATTAATCAGTGA
- the nusB gene encoding transcription antitermination factor NusB: MKARSIARELALLSLSQLPNSSEKLEAQQLSNLLVAAVRTLTTEVEDALETASGEVQRANDRLLTSETRANDVQTARAMLQDGIQLTQSAINRLATAMQLPETIQSATAAEPNFDVRRYALTLVNTVNQNRAEIDEILEQALVDWQLNRLARIDRDILRIAVAEIEFLGFQDRVSVAIDEAVELAKRYSGDEGYKFINGVLRRVTDRLKQKEVGSRKSEVKSQQ, translated from the coding sequence ATGAAAGCACGAAGTATTGCTCGCGAATTGGCTCTGCTTAGTTTGAGCCAACTGCCTAATTCCTCAGAAAAATTGGAAGCGCAACAACTATCTAATTTGTTAGTTGCAGCCGTCAGAACTTTGACAACGGAAGTAGAAGATGCTCTAGAGACGGCTTCTGGAGAAGTTCAGCGGGCAAACGATCGCCTCTTGACGAGCGAAACCCGTGCTAACGATGTCCAAACAGCCAGAGCTATGTTGCAGGATGGGATTCAATTGACTCAAAGTGCAATCAATCGCCTTGCTACAGCCATGCAACTACCAGAGACGATCCAATCAGCCACGGCAGCAGAACCAAATTTTGATGTCCGCCGTTACGCACTAACACTTGTGAATACAGTCAATCAAAACCGAGCTGAAATTGATGAAATTTTAGAACAGGCTCTAGTAGACTGGCAATTAAATCGACTGGCGCGGATCGATCGCGATATCCTGCGGATTGCAGTAGCCGAAATTGAATTTTTAGGTTTTCAAGATCGGGTTAGTGTCGCGATCGATGAAGCAGTAGAACTCGCAAAGCGGTACAGTGGAGACGAAGGATACAAATTTATCAACGGCGTTTTGCGCCGCGTCACCGATCGCTTAAAACAAAAAGAAGTCGGAAGTCGGAAGTCGGAAGTCAAGAGTCAACAGTGA
- the ftsY gene encoding signal recognition particle-docking protein FtsY: MPFNWFRRKHDESSTPQEEQPATPAPEQPADVSQEQSAQDAAVDYLSFAKAAYKSIQERQQQAPEKRAEGAEGAEGAEGAEEAAELAESEAEALDTQVERLVKTEEPVTAETATPAEPISTEEIATTEASAIVEEITPEATAPEETASVPFWAKAEAERQARLERLKATAIEEPEPEVLQPVTATEVTTPTADTDLAPDFAFDEGFLWSAEVLAAQGRRPEDISLEEITWLKKLRQGLGKTRRNIVNQLKSIVGQGPLNQAAVMEIEALLLQADVGVEATDYIIEALQNQIKQAALPPDAAIAYLKKILRDMLDRPLQNCSPIFVPEKDRLNIWLITGVNGAGKTTTIGKLAHIAQKSGYNCLIGAADTFRAAAVEQVKVWGARSNVEVIANPGKNTDPAAVVFDAIAAAQARNTELLLVDTAGRLQNKKNLMDELSKIRRIVDKKASDARVESLLVLDATLGQNGLRQAEVFAQAAQLSGVVLTKLDGTAKGGVALAVVQQLNLPIRFIGAGEGIEDLRPFSSYEFVEALIGT; encoded by the coding sequence ATGCCTTTTAACTGGTTCCGCCGCAAACACGATGAATCTTCTACTCCACAAGAGGAGCAACCTGCTACTCCAGCACCGGAGCAACCAGCAGACGTATCCCAGGAACAATCGGCTCAAGATGCAGCAGTAGATTATCTCAGCTTTGCTAAAGCAGCCTATAAAAGTATTCAAGAAAGGCAGCAGCAAGCTCCAGAAAAGAGAGCTGAGGGAGCTGAGGGAGCTGAGGGAGCTGAGGGAGCTGAGGAAGCTGCTGAGTTAGCGGAATCCGAAGCAGAAGCTTTAGATACACAAGTAGAGCGACTTGTCAAGACGGAAGAGCCAGTTACGGCAGAAACAGCCACGCCAGCAGAACCGATCTCGACTGAGGAAATAGCTACAACAGAAGCATCAGCGATCGTAGAGGAAATAACACCAGAAGCAACTGCGCCGGAGGAAACAGCGAGCGTACCTTTTTGGGCAAAAGCAGAAGCAGAGCGTCAGGCAAGGTTGGAGAGGCTAAAGGCAACTGCGATCGAGGAACCAGAACCAGAAGTATTACAGCCAGTGACGGCGACAGAAGTTACTACACCTACAGCCGATACAGACCTAGCTCCTGACTTTGCTTTTGATGAAGGATTTTTGTGGTCGGCAGAGGTTCTGGCGGCGCAAGGACGGCGACCAGAAGATATTTCGCTCGAAGAAATTACTTGGTTGAAAAAGCTGCGGCAGGGTTTAGGCAAAACGCGCCGTAACATTGTCAACCAGTTAAAATCAATTGTCGGTCAAGGACCGCTGAACCAAGCAGCAGTGATGGAAATTGAGGCTCTGCTGCTGCAAGCGGATGTTGGAGTGGAAGCGACGGATTACATCATCGAAGCTTTGCAAAATCAGATCAAGCAAGCAGCCTTACCCCCAGATGCCGCGATCGCTTATCTGAAAAAGATTCTCCGAGATATGCTCGATCGCCCCCTGCAAAATTGCAGCCCTATTTTTGTTCCAGAAAAAGATAGACTCAATATTTGGTTAATTACCGGAGTCAATGGGGCAGGTAAGACCACAACTATCGGCAAACTCGCCCATATCGCTCAGAAATCTGGCTATAACTGCCTAATTGGGGCAGCGGATACCTTCCGCGCTGCTGCCGTGGAACAAGTGAAGGTATGGGGCGCAAGGAGCAATGTCGAAGTAATTGCCAACCCTGGTAAAAATACCGATCCAGCCGCAGTGGTATTTGATGCGATCGCTGCCGCACAAGCACGCAACACAGAATTACTACTCGTCGATACAGCTGGGAGACTGCAAAACAAGAAAAACTTGATGGACGAACTGAGTAAAATTCGTCGTATCGTCGATAAAAAAGCTTCCGATGCCCGTGTAGAATCTTTACTCGTCCTCGATGCTACCCTGGGACAAAACGGCTTGCGACAGGCAGAAGTGTTTGCTCAAGCCGCTCAGCTCAGCGGTGTAGTCTTAACTAAACTTGATGGCACGGCTAAAGGTGGCGTGGCTCTAGCAGTCGTGCAGCAACTCAATCTCCCAATTCGCTTCATCGGCGCTGGAGAAGGCATCGAAGATCTGCGTCCTTTTTCTAGCTACGAATTTGTAGAAGCACTGATCGGAACGTAA